The Terriglobia bacterium genome window below encodes:
- a CDS encoding ankyrin repeat domain-containing protein, which yields MTKALAAAGADLNQATEYGWTPLLTATNNRHYQLATWLVEHGANVNLQNKGGWTPLYLATDNRNIEGGDYPVPQPDMNHLEFIKVLLDHGADPQFATDFGNTALSAAAGIGWVEGVTYEHSAAQNVEAVKMLLNLGLDANSVNRDGRTPLMGAALKGRSDVVQLLVDHGAKLDTRDHGSRDTDTSVSKIAGHTWQALDYADGLVRVGVQSAVTHPETAALLRKLMMEKSLPVPPANRIVDSICIVEICKERQSAP from the coding sequence ATCACAAAAGCCCTCGCCGCAGCGGGCGCCGACCTCAACCAGGCCACGGAATATGGCTGGACGCCGCTCCTGACGGCCACCAACAACCGGCATTACCAGCTGGCCACCTGGCTTGTCGAACACGGCGCGAACGTGAATCTCCAGAATAAAGGCGGGTGGACGCCGCTCTACCTCGCGACGGACAATCGCAACATCGAAGGCGGCGACTACCCCGTGCCCCAGCCGGACATGAATCATCTCGAATTCATCAAGGTCCTGCTGGATCACGGAGCCGATCCCCAGTTTGCGACCGACTTCGGCAATACAGCTCTCTCTGCCGCCGCCGGAATCGGCTGGGTTGAGGGCGTCACCTATGAGCACTCGGCCGCTCAAAACGTCGAAGCGGTCAAGATGCTCCTGAACCTTGGCCTGGACGCGAATTCCGTGAACCGCGACGGAAGAACCCCCTTGATGGGCGCCGCACTCAAAGGCCGGAGCGATGTCGTTCAGCTGCTGGTCGACCACGGCGCGAAACTGGACACCCGCGACCACGGCAGCCGCGACACCGACACCAGCGTCTCCAAAATCGCCGGCCACACCTGGCAGGCGCTCGACTATGCGGACGGGCTGGTCCGCGTCGGCGTGCAGTCTGCCGTGACACATCCCGAAACCGCAGCTCTGCTTCGAAAGTTGATGATGGAGAAAAGCCTGCCGGTGCCTCCCGCGAATCGAATTGTGGATTCCATCTGCATCGTCGAAATCTGCAAAGAGAGACAATCCGCGCCGTAG